Sequence from the Deinococcus radiotolerans genome:
CGGGGCGGCCACGAACGCCCGCTCGGCCATGCCCAGGAACAGGCCCGTGTCCACGACGCCCAGCGTGCCCTTCAGCTGGCGTTCCAGCGAGGCGATGTCCGTCCCGGCGGGAATCTGCGCGTCGAAGATGTAGTTGCCGTTGTCCGTCACGTACGGCTGCGCGCCGGGCTGCCGCAGCCGCCCCGACGGGAGGATGGCGCGTAGGCGCTCGATGGTGCTCAGGAACCCGAAGCGGGCGATCTCGATGGGCAGCGCGGACTTCTCGCCAATCTGCCCCACGACCTTCGTGTGGTCGGCGATCACGACGAACCGCCGCGCCTGCACCTCGGTCAGCTTCTCGCGCAGCAGCGCCCCGCCCAGACCCTTGATCAGGTCGAGGTTCGGCGCGATCTCATCCGCACCGTCAATCGCGATGTCTAGCGGGCGCGGATCGAGCGGCTCCACGGGAATGCCCACCTGCCGGGCCAGCACGTCACTGGCCTCGCTGGTCGCCACGCCCACCACGCCCGTCAGTTCACCCGCCGCGAGTTTCCGGCCAATCTCCTCAATGGCGTACTTCGCAGTGCTGCCCGTCCCCAGGCCCACCCGGTCCCCACTCTTCACGAGGGCCACGGCACGCAGGGCCGCCTCGCGCTTCAAGACCTCCAGATCCATCAGTTCCCGCCCTTCGCGGCGCGGTCCTTCTCGATGGCCGCCGCCACGTGATCCGCGTGCCCGTCCACCTTCACCGCCAGCCACGACTTCACCAGCCGCCCATCCGGGCCGATCAGGAACGTCTGCCGCTTGATCCCCTCCGTGACCTTCCCGTACATGTTCTTCGTCCCATACGACCCGATGGACCGCAGGAACGATGCGCCCGGATCACTCAGCAGCGGGAACGGCAGGCTGAACTTCTCCGCGAACCTCGCGTGACTGTCCGCGTCATCCGCGCTCACGCCCAGAATCGCCGCGCCATGCTCCCGCAACAGCGCGTTATCCCGGAAATCACACGCCTCACGCGTGCAGCCGGGCGTGTCGTCCTTCGGGTACACGTACAGCACCACGTACCGCCCCGCATACTCCGCCATCGAATGCGCCTGCCCCGACGCGTCCTTCAGGGTGAACGCCGGGAAGTCTGACCCGACCTCTGGAACCTGCACCAAATCACTCATGCACCCAGCCTAGCGCGCCCCATCAGGAGCGTGTCCAGCCTGCATGAGTGTCACGACACTGGCGACACAAAGGCCTGGATGGCCTGAAGCAGAGGGAACGTGTTGTGGACCAGCTCATGTTCCACTTCACGTGCCGTGGCCCAAGCCAGTGCGTGCTGATCTGGGGTGATCTCGCCACTGTGTAGGGCGGCGTCAAGTTCGTCTGTGTCGATGATTTCCGGCACGCCGGGCCTCCATTCAGGGTCAAGTGTGGCGCGCACGTCGAGGTACAGGTCGTCCAGCCCGGGCAGGCCGTCCTCGTCCAGCCCGGTGGCAGCGCACACGTCCGCGTAGGCGAACACGGGCGCCTCGCCGTACAGGATGACGAGCAACGCCGCGTACCTCTGTGTGGGCACCAGCGTCAGCCAGCGCGCCCCGACGACCAGGGTAGGCACCGTGACCCCATGAACGGTCACCGCGTGCGGCTCTGGAACGTGCGTGAACGTCACGTCCACCAGCCAGCCCTCGGGCAGCGTCAAGACGCGCTGCGTACCCTGCACACCGGGAAAGAACTGGAGGTACCGGCCATCCTTACGCTTCACGGCCGCAGCGTAGGGCAGCAGCGAACCGACGCGCCCGCAAAATTGGGGACTGCGTCGGTTCAGGTGAGTGCGGTCAGGTGTACGGGTCTTCCAGGTAGCGCTTGAGGACGTCCACAGGTGAGTAGGTGCCTGTCAGGAGTTGCGCTTCCACCTGCCGGGCGTGCGTCCACGTAGCGTCGGCCTGGGCGGGCGTGACGAGGCCCTGGGTGACGGCGTCATCGAGTTCGTCGCTGTCAATGATGGCCGTTGCGTCCACTATCCACGCGTCGTGTTCGGCAGGGTGACCGATCACGTCAAGGTACAGGTCGTCATGCCAGGGGTACCCACTGTCGTGCCAGCCTTCGCCGCCGTGCAGGTCAATGTAGTACTGCACGGGTCGCCCGGCGGCGTCGAGCTGCATGGTCAGTGCGCTGCCGGGTATGCCGTCCCCGGTGGTGGGGTGGGCGCGCACCCAGCGGTAACCGCTGTCGAGCACGCGCCGCAGTCCGTCCCGTCCGGGGATGGGGACGTCGAGGGGCCGTATGACGTCGTGCGCCACAAAATCCACGATGACGTGCCCGGGGACGTGCAGGACAGTCTGGGTGTGCCGGGTGACGCGCGGCCACTCGCGCAGGTCGAAGACTTTCCGTTTCATGCCCCTCCCCTGTCCTACGCGAGGCTGCGGACGGCGCGCAGCATGAGGTCGCCTTCGGTGGCCTGCACGCGGGCCTTGAGGCTGGCGAGGTCGTCGCCGGGCAGGACGGGCACGCGGGCCTGCGCGAGGATAGGGCCTTCGTCGATGCCGGCAGTGACGAGGTGGACGGTGGCACCACTCTCCGCGTCGCCGCTGGCGAGGACGCTCTCGTGGACGCGGTCGCCGTACATGCCGCGTCCGCCGTGGCGGGGCAGGAGGCTGGGGTGGATGTTCACGAGGCGGCCCGCGAAGTGCGTCAGGACGCGCGGCCCGAGTTCACGCATGTAGCCGCTGAGGACCAGCGTGTCCGCGCCTGCCCCGACCAGAACGTCCAGGAGGGCGGCGTCGAGGTCGTCCGGGTCGGGGTGTTTGGCGCTGCTGAGGTGCGCGACGGTCAGACCCGCCTCGCGCGCCCAGGCGAGGGCCGGGGAGCGGCTGTTGTTGCTGACCAGCGCGACCGGTGTGGCGTTCAGGTCGCCCGCGCGGCAGGCCTCGACGAGGTGCCGCGCGGCGCTGCCGCCGTGCGAGGCGAGAAAGCCGAGGTTCATTCGGTGCTGGTCTGCGCGCCGAGTTCCTGGAGGAGGTAGGCGCTGGTGAGGATGCCGTTGTGGTAATCGCTGACGGCGAAGCTCTCGTTGGGGCTGTGGGGGGCGTCCTCGTTCAGGCCGAGGTCCACGAACAGGACCGGGGCGTGCAGGAGGTCGTTGAACGCGGCGACGATCGGGATGCTCCCGCCGGTGCGGGCGAACACGGCTTCGCGGCCGAAGACGCGCTTCAGGGCGCGGTTCGCGGCGAGGTTGTAGGGGCTGTTCAGGTCGAACTTGAAGGGGCGGCCGCCGTGGTGCGGGTGGACGGCGGCGGTGGTGCCTGCGGGCGCGAGGGTGGGCACGTACTCGGTGATGAGCTGCGTGATGCGTTCGGGGTCCTGTCCGGGGACGAGGCGCATGCTGACCTTCGCGCCGGCCTTGGCGGCGATGACGGTCTTGCTGCCTTCGCCCTGGTAGCCGCCCCAGATGCCGTTCACGTCGAGAGTGGGGCGGCCCCACAGGCGTTCCAGGGTGGTGTAGCCGGCTTCGCCGGGCAGGGCGGGCACGCCGATGCTGGCGGCGAACGCGGCGTCGTCGTGGGGCAGGTCGGCCCACATCTGACGTTCGGTGTCGGTCAGGTCGTCAATGCCGTCGTAGAAGCCGGGGATGGTCACGCGGCCCTGGTCGTCCTTGAGGCGCGTGATGATCTCCGCCAACGCATTGATGGGGTTGGGGGCGGCGCCGCCGTAGCTGCCGCTGTGCAGGTCGCGGTTGGCGCCCTGGACGTGAATCTCGACGTAGCTGAGGCCGCGCACGCCGTAGGTGATGGTGGGCACGTCGGGCGCGAAGCGGCTCCCGTCACTGATGACGATCACGTCGGCTTTCAGTGCCCCGGCGTGGTCGCGCAGGTACGGTTCAAGGTTGGGGCTGCCGATCTCCTCCTCGCCTTCGAGCAGGAATTTCACGTTCACGGGCAGTTCGCCCTGCGTGAGCAGCAGTTCCACGCCCTTGACGTGTGCGTACGCCTGGCCCTTGTCGTCGGTGCTGCCGCGCGCGTAGATGCGCCCGTCCCGGATGGTGGGCTCGAAGGGCGGCGTGACCCATTCCTCCAGGGGCGCCTCGGGCTGCACGTCGTAGTGGCCGTAGATCAGCACCGTGGGCTGACCGGGGGCGTTCAGGCGCTCGGCGTACACGACGGGATGCCCGGCGGTCGGGTCGATGCGGGCCGTGAAGCCCAGGCCCGTCAGTTTGGCGCGCAGGAACTCGGCGGTGGCGGCCATGTCGGCCGTGCGGGTGGGGTCGGCGCTGACGGAGGGGATGCGCAGCAGGTCGAACAGCTCCGCGTTGGCGCGGTCACGGTCGAGCAGGGCACTCAGATCAGGCGTGGTCATGGGGGGATGATACGGGCTGCCGGGCGCGGGGCGTCCAGAATGGAAGGGTGAGGTAGGAGGGTGCCGGGCCTGCCTGCTGCCGCCCAGAACCTCTACGCGGCACGGTCTCAGAAACACTGCGGCGGGTATACTCAAGGGAAGGTATGCCCAGTGACGCGAAAAACCGGCCTGTGTACGTGATCTCCGTGGCGGCGGAACTGGTGGACATGCACCCCCAGACGCTGCGCCTGTATGAACGCAAGGGCCTGATCCGCCCGGGGCGCAGCAGCGGCAAGACCCGGCTGTACAGCGAACGCGACATTGAGCACCTGCGCGAGATTCGCCGCCTGACGCAGGAGCTCGGCGTGAACCTCGCGGGCGTCGAGGAGGTCATGCGGCTCCAGC
This genomic interval carries:
- the rpiA gene encoding ribose 5-phosphate isomerase A is translated as MDLEVLKREAALRAVALVKSGDRVGLGTGSTAKYAIEEIGRKLAAGELTGVVGVATSEASDVLARQVGIPVEPLDPRPLDIAIDGADEIAPNLDLIKGLGGALLREKLTEVQARRFVVIADHTKVVGQIGEKSALPIEIARFGFLSTIERLRAILPSGRLRQPGAQPYVTDNGNYIFDAQIPAGTDIASLERQLKGTLGVVDTGLFLGMAERAFVAAPDGVTELTPR
- a CDS encoding peroxiredoxin gives rise to the protein MSDLVQVPEVGSDFPAFTLKDASGQAHSMAEYAGRYVVLYVYPKDDTPGCTREACDFRDNALLREHGAAILGVSADDADSHARFAEKFSLPFPLLSDPGASFLRSIGSYGTKNMYGKVTEGIKRQTFLIGPDGRLVKSWLAVKVDGHADHVAAAIEKDRAAKGGN
- a CDS encoding DUF402 domain-containing protein gives rise to the protein MKRKDGRYLQFFPGVQGTQRVLTLPEGWLVDVTFTHVPEPHAVTVHGVTVPTLVVGARWLTLVPTQRYAALLVILYGEAPVFAYADVCAATGLDEDGLPGLDDLYLDVRATLDPEWRPGVPEIIDTDELDAALHSGEITPDQHALAWATAREVEHELVHNTFPLLQAIQAFVSPVS
- a CDS encoding DUF402 domain-containing protein; this translates as MKRKVFDLREWPRVTRHTQTVLHVPGHVIVDFVAHDVIRPLDVPIPGRDGLRRVLDSGYRWVRAHPTTGDGIPGSALTMQLDAAGRPVQYYIDLHGGEGWHDSGYPWHDDLYLDVIGHPAEHDAWIVDATAIIDSDELDDAVTQGLVTPAQADATWTHARQVEAQLLTGTYSPVDVLKRYLEDPYT
- the purN gene encoding phosphoribosylglycinamide formyltransferase, whose protein sequence is MNLGFLASHGGSAARHLVEACRAGDLNATPVALVSNNSRSPALAWAREAGLTVAHLSSAKHPDPDDLDAALLDVLVGAGADTLVLSGYMRELGPRVLTHFAGRLVNIHPSLLPRHGGRGMYGDRVHESVLASGDAESGATVHLVTAGIDEGPILAQARVPVLPGDDLASLKARVQATEGDLMLRAVRSLA
- a CDS encoding dipeptidase, which translates into the protein MTTPDLSALLDRDRANAELFDLLRIPSVSADPTRTADMAATAEFLRAKLTGLGFTARIDPTAGHPVVYAERLNAPGQPTVLIYGHYDVQPEAPLEEWVTPPFEPTIRDGRIYARGSTDDKGQAYAHVKGVELLLTQGELPVNVKFLLEGEEEIGSPNLEPYLRDHAGALKADVIVISDGSRFAPDVPTITYGVRGLSYVEIHVQGANRDLHSGSYGGAAPNPINALAEIITRLKDDQGRVTIPGFYDGIDDLTDTERQMWADLPHDDAAFAASIGVPALPGEAGYTTLERLWGRPTLDVNGIWGGYQGEGSKTVIAAKAGAKVSMRLVPGQDPERITQLITEYVPTLAPAGTTAAVHPHHGGRPFKFDLNSPYNLAANRALKRVFGREAVFARTGGSIPIVAAFNDLLHAPVLFVDLGLNEDAPHSPNESFAVSDYHNGILTSAYLLQELGAQTSTE